The sequence GGTGGCGGTGCCGGCGCCGGTGGCGTAGGTGACGGTCACCGGGTCGTCCACGGGCCGCGCGCCGGTGGTGGCGAGGGTGACCCTCACCTTGGCGGTGCCGCCCTCGGTCACCGGGTAGACGGAGGCGTCGGTGGCGACGGAGGCGTGCAGCGCCTGGTCGGCCTTGCCGTACAACTCCACGTCGTCCATGGCGAATTCGCCCTTGGTGCCGGCGGGCAGTGTGACGGCGTACCCCCACATCCGGGTCAGCCCGAGGATGTGGTCGATGCCGCCGACCGGCTGGTAGTCGGTGCGGTAGGTGAAGTCGCCGAACGGGATCCGGATCTGCTTCCAGCCGGTGAAGTCGTCGGTGAACGACGTCGTCCACAGCTCGGACGCCTCGCCGTTCGCGCCGCCGTCCTTGATCTCGAAGGCGATCTTCTTGCCGTTGTCGTGCCCCTCCCACCAGAAGCGGATGCCCTGGTGGGCGGACCAGTCGTGGGCGGGCTGGTCCGCGGCGAAGTCATGGGTGAAGCCGCCGTAACCGCTGATGTCGTAGCTGCCGGTGAGCACCTTGGCGCCCTCGGGGGCGTCGGCGCGGTCGGCGAGGCTCAGCGTGGGCGGGTCGTCGCTGTCGCCGCCCCAGGTGAAGATGCCGTCGGCGGGCTGGGACGCGAAGGGCACCTCGCCCTCGAAGCGGTCGACGGGCACCGGCGGCGGATCGGCGGCGGCCTGCGCCGCGGCGGACAGGGGCAGCAGGGCGGCGAGCAGTGCCCCGGGGACGAGCAGGGCGGTTCTTGGCCTTGGCATGGACCTTCCCTCGGCTCTCATGGTTCACTCATGGCTTAGCTCACGGCGTGAGTTAACTGACGCCTCCCCAACTCGTCAAGACCGCACGTCAGTTGCCCCGCCCCGCTCATCCCCGCTCTGTCGACCCGAGAGGAAGGGCGACGCACCATGAGGAGATCCCCCCGCGCACTCCGGCTGCTGCTGGCCGGGCTGCTCTCCGCCGCCGGATTCACCGCGGCCGTACCCCCCGCCCATGCCGCCGGTGAGCAGGTCACCGCGTGGCTCACCACCACCGACGACTCCGCCGGCCGCCATGTCGTACGCGGCCTTCAGGCCCAGGCGCCGTTCGCCTTCCAGTCCGGTCCGGGCGGGGGCGGCACCAATATCACCGTGGACGAGAACACCCGGTACCAGACCTTCACCGGGGCCGGTGCCTCCTTCACCGACACCGCGGCCTGGCTGCTCAACAGCAGCGGCGCCCTGTCCCAGGCGACCCGGGACGCGACGATGCGCAAGCTGTTCTCGCCGACGGACGGCATCGGGCTGTCCTTCCTGCGCAACCCGATGGGCGCCTCGGACCTCGCCCGCTACGGCTACACGTACGACGACGTGCCGTCCGGGCAGACCGACCCGGGCCTGAGCAAGTTCTCGATCGCGCACGACCTCGCGGACGTCGCGCCGCTCACCAGGCAGGCGCTCCAGCTGAACCCCTCGCTGACCGTGATGGCCTCGCCGTGGACGGCCCCGGCCTGGATGAAGGACAGCGGCTCGCTCAACGGGGGCTGGCTGAAGGCGGAGGACTACGGCGCCTACGCGTCCTACTTCGTCAAGTACCTCCAGGCGTACCGGGATCAGGGCATCGACGTCTCGTACGTGACCCCGCAGAACGAGCCGACCTGCTGCTCCGGCTACCCGTCGATGAGCTGGAACGCGAGCGGTCTGGCCTACTTCCTCAAGAACGACCTGCTGCCGCAGCTCCAGTCGGCGGGCCTGAGCACCAAGGTGCTGGCGCACGACTGGAATTGGGACAGCTACGACTCCTACGCCGCGCAGTCCGTGGACGATCCGGCGATCCGCGACCACCCCAACTTCGGCGGGATCGCCTGGCACGGCTACGGCGGTGACGTCTCCGAGCAGAGCACGATCCACGCCAAGTACCCCTCGCTGGACGCCTTCGGCACCGAGCACTCCGGGGGCACCTGGATCGCGGACCAGCAGCACGAGGACATGTCGAACATCATCGACTACACCCGCAACTGGGCGAAGTCGGTGACCAAGTGGTCGCTGGCCGTGGACCAGAACATGGGCCCGCACAACGGCGGTTGCGGCACCTGCACCGGCCTGGTCACCGTGCACGACGGGGACAGCGGGAGCGGGAGCGTGGACTACACCGTCGAGTACTACGACATGGGGCAGCTGACCAAGTTCGTCCGGCCCGGCGCGCAGCGGATCGCCTCCACCGCGTCCACCACGGTGCCCAACGTGGCCTGGCGCAACCCGGACGGCAGCAAGGCACTGATCGCCTACAACGGCTCCTCCGCCGCCCGGTCGGTGACCATCGATTGGGGTGCGCAGCACGCCACTTACTCGCTGCCCGGCAAGACCTCCGCGACCTTCACCTGGTCCGGCACCCAGTCCGGCGGCGGCGCCACGGGCGGCGCCCTCGTGGGCCTGGCCGGCAAGTGCCTGGACGTGGCCGGGGCGTCGAGCGCCGACGGTACGGCCGTACAGCTCTACGACTGCAACGCCAGCGCCGCCCAGCAGTGGACCGTGCAGCCCGACGGCTCCGTGCGGGCGCTCGGCAAGTGCCTGGACGTCACCTCGGGCTCGACGGCCGACGGGGCGAAGGTCCAGCTCTACGACTGCAACGGGACCGGCGCCCAGCAGTGGTCGTACAACGCTTCCACCCATGACGTGGTGAACCTCGCCGCGAACAAGTGCCTGGACGTCACCGACAACTCCTCGGCGAACGGGGCCCGCGCGCAGATCTGGACCTGCACGGGCGCCGCCAACCAGAAGTGGCAGCTCCGGTGACGAGCGGCCCGGAGCCGGCCGGGGGACGATGAGGAGTCGGTCGTCCCCCGGGCGGCGAGACGCGCGGCATCGGCGTGTGGCGTGCCGACGACGAGGCGGAGCCGCGTGAGAAGGTGCTCGGTACGCTGCCGTCGCGGTCCCGGACGGGTCTCACCGTCACCCCGCCGGAGTCCCGTCCGCACGACCCGGGCCGCGTGTGACGCCCTGCCGCCCCGGCGACCTGGAGCCCTTCATGACCACACCGCAGGACCTGTTCCTCGTCAGCGTGGACGTCCCCGGCGCGCGCGCCGTCGAGCAGGGCGATCTGTCGCTGGCCCTCGCGGGGGCCGAGCTGATCGATCTGCTCGGGACGCGGGCGCTCACCCTGGACGGCGAGCGCATCGTGCCGGGGGCGGAGCTGAGCACGGGTGACCGGATGCTGGACGAGGCGGGCGCGGCGCTGGTGCGCGCGGAGCCGTACGAGAGCGTCGAGGACTGGCTGTGGCGCCGGGGCCGCGGGCTCGCCGCCGCCTACCAGGACGACCTGGACCGGGCCGGTCAGCTCACCGGGGAACGCCGGCGCCTGCTGCCCCGGCTCGGCGGGGACGCCCCGCGGCCCGACACCCCCGCCCGCCGCCACGCCGCCGACCGCTGGTGGTCCCACGAGCCGGTCCTGACCGCCCTCGCCGTCCCCCTGGGCATCGGCGAGGACCGCACGGACGGCAACGAGAACGCCGACGACGCGGTCCTCACCATCCTCGCCACCGTCGGCGACGCGATCACCGAACTGACGGCGGTCCGCGAACGCCGCCGCATCGAGAACGCCGCTTTCGACAACATCTGGCGGGCGCCCTGAGCGCGGGGCGTGCCGCAGATGCCCGGAGGGGAGGCGCCCCGGACCCCGCGAGGCGGGGCGCCCCGGTCCTCGTACCCGCGGAGCGCTACGCCGGTTCGACGCCCGCGCGCAGCAGGCCGTACGTGTACGCGTCCTCCAGGGCCTGCCAGGAGGCGGCGATGACGTTCTCCGCGACGCCCACCGTGGACCATTCGCCGGTGGCGTCGGAGGTGGAGATGAGGACGCGGGTGGTGCTGGAGGTGCCGTGGCGGCCTTCCAGGATGCGGACGCGGTAGTCGACCAGTTCGAGGGCGGCGAGCTGGGGGTAGATCTTCTCCAGGGCGACCCGCAGGGCGCGGTCGAGGGCGTTGACCGGACCGTTGCCCTCGGCGGTGGCCACGATGCGCTCGCTCTTGGCCCACAGCTTGACCGTGGCCTCGTTGGCGTGGCTGCCGTCGGGCCGGTCCTCGGCGATCGCCCGCCAGGACTCGACGTCGAAGTACTTGAGCGCCCTGCCCTCCACCTCGCCGCGCAGCAGCAGCTCGAAGGAGGCGTCGGCGGCTTCGTAGGTGTAGCCCTTGAGCTCGCGCTCCTTGACCCGGGCCACCACCCGCCCGATCAGCTCGCGGTCGCCGCCGAGGTCGACGCCGAGCTCCTTGCCCTTGAGCTCGACGGAGGCGCGGCCCGCCATGTCGGAGACCAGCATCCGCATGGAGTTGCCGACCCGCGCGGGATCGATGTGCTGGTACAGGTCCG is a genomic window of Streptomyces sp. WP-1 containing:
- a CDS encoding ricin-type beta-trefoil lectin domain protein — encoded protein: MRRSPRALRLLLAGLLSAAGFTAAVPPAHAAGEQVTAWLTTTDDSAGRHVVRGLQAQAPFAFQSGPGGGGTNITVDENTRYQTFTGAGASFTDTAAWLLNSSGALSQATRDATMRKLFSPTDGIGLSFLRNPMGASDLARYGYTYDDVPSGQTDPGLSKFSIAHDLADVAPLTRQALQLNPSLTVMASPWTAPAWMKDSGSLNGGWLKAEDYGAYASYFVKYLQAYRDQGIDVSYVTPQNEPTCCSGYPSMSWNASGLAYFLKNDLLPQLQSAGLSTKVLAHDWNWDSYDSYAAQSVDDPAIRDHPNFGGIAWHGYGGDVSEQSTIHAKYPSLDAFGTEHSGGTWIADQQHEDMSNIIDYTRNWAKSVTKWSLAVDQNMGPHNGGCGTCTGLVTVHDGDSGSGSVDYTVEYYDMGQLTKFVRPGAQRIASTASTTVPNVAWRNPDGSKALIAYNGSSAARSVTIDWGAQHATYSLPGKTSATFTWSGTQSGGGATGGALVGLAGKCLDVAGASSADGTAVQLYDCNASAAQQWTVQPDGSVRALGKCLDVTSGSTADGAKVQLYDCNGTGAQQWSYNASTHDVVNLAANKCLDVTDNSSANGARAQIWTCTGAANQKWQLR
- a CDS encoding GPP34 family phosphoprotein, with product MTTPQDLFLVSVDVPGARAVEQGDLSLALAGAELIDLLGTRALTLDGERIVPGAELSTGDRMLDEAGAALVRAEPYESVEDWLWRRGRGLAAAYQDDLDRAGQLTGERRRLLPRLGGDAPRPDTPARRHAADRWWSHEPVLTALAVPLGIGEDRTDGNENADDAVLTILATVGDAITELTAVRERRRIENAAFDNIWRAP